From Paenibacillus sp. FSL H8-0537:
TTAGCGCAAACTGCCCGCTTTCTGTTGTTCCGACTTTGGCGGCGTGCAGCAGCATAACGGGCGACTTGTCACTGAGCGGGTTTTTCAGCTGGTTCTTTACGCTCTTGACAGCTTCCGGATAAGAAGTGATCGCCTTCGAAGAAACGTTCGCTAAATCAGCTGCTGCTACTGCTCTCGGCAGCATTTCCTCAAAACGTACCCGTACATTCATATCTCCTGGATACTTGTATAGGTAAGGCACCTGGGCGACTTCAAAAAAGCTGTCATCCTCGCGCATATGCTTTGCTGCTTTGTGAGGACGATATTGCACGGTGCGGTGAATTTCGCCGCTGGCCGCTTCAAGCCAATAGCCAACATCTACGAACTCTTGGCGGGCGTCATCGTCATAGCTGTAGAAGGCCAGCTGCAGCAGCTCTGCTTTTTCCGTAACAAGGCCAAATTCCTTCAGTTCGGTCAACTGCCAGGCATGGCCCAGCCACTCCTCAATCGTTGACGTATGATCTAGCGCGAGCTCTGGGTCCTCCAGCTTGGAGAGCAAATAAGCTCGGCCTTTCTTAATAAAAGCATGCAGCGTAGTCAGTTGTTCCGCCGCATAGGTATAACTCGCTTCACGGTCACGGTCATGATCACCTGCAAGCAGCAGCGCAAACCGCCGCAGCTCAATCTGGGCGCCGGACAAATAATAGTTGCCCAATTGCTTGACGTGTTCCTGGATCGCTTTAAGCATTTTGCTGTCGATGGTGCCAAGACCGCTGCGAATAAGTGAAAGAATCAGCTTTTCCAGCACATCAAGCCCCTCCAGCTGGGCAGCTATTTTTTTCTTCAGCGCCGTCTTGTTCACCTTCTTCGGTTTAGGCGGCTCATCGCTATTTTCCTTTTGCGCTTTATTTTCAACGCGTTTTTCTGCTTTTTCGCGTTTGCTTATAATATCTTCAGGAATCGGTGCCACTTCAAAGGACAACCCGTCTGTGTATGCATACAACAAGCCTAAGCCATGCTTGCAAGGAAATTGGCGGCTGGGGCATGTACAGCGAAAGGTCGGCTTCTCTGGGACGATAAAGTCAACCGAGCACTCATAGTTGGACTTGCCGCTGCCTGAGCATTGCCCAAATAATAGCTCCCCTACTTCGGAACGGTGTAACTGCACAAAGCTTTTTTTCTTAACGAGTCCTTGCCCGTTCTTAATAGCGGCAGCATTCGGAGCAAGCGAATCGACATAGGATGCTGAAATTTCAAGCAAAAAAGATTCCTCCCTACTCATTTCCTATAATTTACTTCACATTCTATTATAAGACATTTGCTAATATTTTTGATAGAGCACTAGAATCTGATTAAATCGCAGATTTATAAATAAATTGTTATAGAAATAGGACTTTTTACACAGAAAAAATTGTAATTAATCTTTGTTTACCAAGGTGAAACGGCTGTCGCCTTCCTTTGGCGGCGCAGCGCGTTTCATTCCGAGAAATATAGAGAAGGGATAGAAACATCATATCCTTTCCTATATTTCAAGGTGAAACGGCTGTCGCCTTCCTTTGGCGGCGCAGCACGTTTCATTCCGAGAAATATAGAGAAGGGATAGAAAAATTTTATCCTTTCCTATATTCATACAAAAAAAGCCTTGCCCCATGGCAAGACTTACAAAGCTGCATTCGTATTCATGCGGAATCGGCCGATCTAGGGCAGCAAAATATTAGATTCCCTTGCTACCTGAAGCGCTTGAACGCGATTGCTCACACCGAGCTTTCTGTATATGCTCTTAATGTGCCACTTTATCGTTTCGTTCGCATTGCCGAGCCTCGCGGCAATTTCCTTATTGGCTAAGCCGTCAGCAATGAGCCGCAGCACCCGTATTTCCTGCTCCGTCAAACTTACTTTCGACTGCTGCAGCTCTTCTGGTTCTACATACAAAGCAAGGAGCAGCATCTGTACATATTCCATCGTTACAACGGGTTCCCGCTGCTCTATAGTCTCCTTAGCTGTATGCCTGGTCTGTTTATAAGCGGCGAGCAGCGCAGTCATCCTTTCGCCTTCATCAATGAAGCTGCGAATATAGCCTTGCGGCTCAGCGAGCCGCAGCGCATCCTCCAGATGGGCAAGCGCGGCATCCATTTTGCCTATTTGCTCAACGATCAAGCTTTGCAAAATGATGCTTTTTATGCGGTCGCGCAGCCGATCCTCCTTGCTTAATAGATGGCTAAGCCGCTTCAGCAAATGCAGCGCATCCTCCGGTCTGCCGCAGGCAGCAAGCACTCTGGCCAATATGAGATGCTCAGGCACGCGGTTTAGCGACACCTCGTCTGTATGCAGCATGCCGCAATGATCAAGCCAATTTTGCGCTTCTTGGATAAAGCCTTGCCGCAGAGCGAGACGAGCTTGCTCGGCCTCAATTCGCAAATAGAACAATACCGCATCGGGAGAATCGATATGCGACTTCAGCCGCACAAGCAGCTCCGTCGCCCGCTCGTTATTTCCCTTGGCCTGTTCGATTTGCGAAGCGCCAACCGCTAAATGAATCATAATTCGGGCAAAAGGCTTAATATCGTCGCGTTCAAGTGCCTGATTCGCATAAAACGAAGCTTCTTCCAGCCGATTCCATTCATAAAGCAATTTGCTGTAAGACACATTGAGGAAGCCGATGAACGGATATTGTTTTTTATGCTCCCAGGCTGTAATCCATCTCCGCAAAAAAGCATCCGCCGCATGAAGGTCGTTAATAAACGCCAAATGGTCGTCAAAAGCATCATAGCCTTGGTAGCGATTGCGTCCCATCGTTTGAAAAAAGCTGCCCTCGGGCATGTACTGCTCCACTCGCTCCAAATAATCCGACGTCAAATTTAAATCTTTATGTAAATAGGAAACGATCGAGCAAAAGAAATAAATATTGCCCATCGCCCGCTTCCAATCCGCTTCGTTTAATTGCTCTTTCAGCGCTGCAAATCGAATTAGGGCTTGCTCTATTTTGCGAAAAGCAGCTTTCCATTCACCTACCCCAAGCAGGACTGAAATGTAAAACATTTCGACCATCGGCTTGTCTGCAAAGGCGCTCTCCGGCATGACGGATAGCCATCTATTTAATACAACGCTTTTGGTTTGCATAAAGGCTATCAGATTTTTTTCTATTAAACGTACGGCATCGTTATACTGCTGCCCTTGCAGAAAATGCTCAACCGCCTCCTGCTCAAGCCCCCGGCTCTCCAGCCACTGGGCGGCACGAATATGGGCTTGCCGTTTTTTAACCGGAGCGTTCCTCAACAGCTGCTGCTGCAAAAAATCCGAAAGCAAATGATGATACCGATACCAGTCGCGCTGGTCGTCCAGCGGAATTATAAATAAATTCAAACGTTCGATTTTTTCCAATTGCTCCTGGCTGTTGGCAAAGCCGGTTACCGCCTCGCATATCGAAGCATTTAATCGTTGTAAAATAGACGTTTCAAGCAAAAAATCACGCAGCTGAATGGGCAGTTGACTAAATACTTCCTCCAGCAAATAGTCGGAAATATGGTGATGCCCCTTAAACTGCTCAATCGATTCCGTTATGTTGCGGCTCTGCTTCAAGGAAATGGCAGCCAGCTGCAATCCGCTGATCCAGCCCTCTGTCTGAAGACACAGCAGTGCCACCTGTTCTTTCGTTAAATGCAGCTCCGTCATATCCCGAAAAAAAACAAACCCTTCCTCCAGCTCGAACCGCAAATCATGCATCTTGATTTGATGATATTCGCCTTTCGCCCGCAGCCTTGCTGTAGGAATGGACAGCTCATTTCGGCTAGCGATATATATATGAATGTGAGCAGGAAGATGCTCCAGCAAATAAATGAAAGAATGCTGAATGGCAGGCAGTTCAATAGAGTGGAAATCATCAAGAATGATGACTAGCTCGCCTTCCAGTGCAGCCAGCTCATCCAGCAGCATGCCCATCGCAGGCTCTGCAGACACCGCTGGCCCTTTGTCGATTAAGGATCGAAGCAAAGGAGCAAAGCCAGCCATAGAGGTCTGAATGGAAGCTGCCACATAGCTCCAAAATGTAATCCAGTCATTATCATGCACATCCAATGAAACCCATGCCACTGGCGAGCTGCATCCTTTTGCCCAACCGCTTAAGGCTGTCGTTTTCC
This genomic window contains:
- a CDS encoding SWIM zinc finger family protein; this translates as MLEISASYVDSLAPNAAAIKNGQGLVKKKSFVQLHRSEVGELLFGQCSGSGKSNYECSVDFIVPEKPTFRCTCPSRQFPCKHGLGLLYAYTDGLSFEVAPIPEDIISKREKAEKRVENKAQKENSDEPPKPKKVNKTALKKKIAAQLEGLDVLEKLILSLIRSGLGTIDSKMLKAIQEHVKQLGNYYLSGAQIELRRFALLLAGDHDRDREASYTYAAEQLTTLHAFIKKGRAYLLSKLEDPELALDHTSTIEEWLGHAWQLTELKEFGLVTEKAELLQLAFYSYDDDARQEFVDVGYWLEAASGEIHRTVQYRPHKAAKHMREDDSFFEVAQVPYLYKYPGDMNVRVRFEEMLPRAVAAADLANVSSKAITSYPEAVKSVKNQLKNPLSDKSPVMLLHAAKVGTTESGQFALIDEAGGQLVLEDISALPQGTVSLLPYLNDAQLIDCCVLVMFEHRMDQGRLVAQPLTIIKGEAITRLLY
- a CDS encoding LuxR C-terminal-related transcriptional regulator, encoding MASIKLHVPPIRSSLVFRPKLMSKLDEGMKTKLTVVSAQAGYGKTTALSGWAKGCSSPVAWVSLDVHDNDWITFWSYVAASIQTSMAGFAPLLRSLIDKGPAVSAEPAMGMLLDELAALEGELVIILDDFHSIELPAIQHSFIYLLEHLPAHIHIYIASRNELSIPTARLRAKGEYHQIKMHDLRFELEEGFVFFRDMTELHLTKEQVALLCLQTEGWISGLQLAAISLKQSRNITESIEQFKGHHHISDYLLEEVFSQLPIQLRDFLLETSILQRLNASICEAVTGFANSQEQLEKIERLNLFIIPLDDQRDWYRYHHLLSDFLQQQLLRNAPVKKRQAHIRAAQWLESRGLEQEAVEHFLQGQQYNDAVRLIEKNLIAFMQTKSVVLNRWLSVMPESAFADKPMVEMFYISVLLGVGEWKAAFRKIEQALIRFAALKEQLNEADWKRAMGNIYFFCSIVSYLHKDLNLTSDYLERVEQYMPEGSFFQTMGRNRYQGYDAFDDHLAFINDLHAADAFLRRWITAWEHKKQYPFIGFLNVSYSKLLYEWNRLEEASFYANQALERDDIKPFARIMIHLAVGASQIEQAKGNNERATELLVRLKSHIDSPDAVLFYLRIEAEQARLALRQGFIQEAQNWLDHCGMLHTDEVSLNRVPEHLILARVLAACGRPEDALHLLKRLSHLLSKEDRLRDRIKSIILQSLIVEQIGKMDAALAHLEDALRLAEPQGYIRSFIDEGERMTALLAAYKQTRHTAKETIEQREPVVTMEYVQMLLLALYVEPEELQQSKVSLTEQEIRVLRLIADGLANKEIAARLGNANETIKWHIKSIYRKLGVSNRVQALQVARESNILLP